A single genomic interval of Chryseobacterium paludis harbors:
- the ffh gene encoding signal recognition particle protein: protein MFNSLQDKLDKALHNLSGRGKITEINVAETVKEIRRALVDADVNYKVAKDLTKRVQDKALGENVLTSLTPGQLMTKIVHDELVDLMGGSQEGINLSGKPSVILIAGLQGSGKTTFSGKLANYLNTKKNKKPLLVACDVYRPAAIDQLKVLGGQIGVPVFTEEGSTNPSTIAENAINFAKANGHDVVIVDTAGRLAIDEQMMNEIKSVHYFIKPQETLFVVDSMTGQDAVNTAKAFNEALNFDGVVLTKLDGDTRGGAALTIRSVVEKPIKFISTGEKMEALDLFYPERMADRILGMGDVVSLVERAQEQFDEEEAKKLHKKIAKNEFGFDDFLKQINQIKKMGNMKDLMGMIPGVGKAIKDVEISDDAFKHIEAIIYSMTPDERRRPSIINTQRKQRIARGAGRKIEDVNQLMKQFDQMGKMMKMMQGPQGKQMMQMMSKMPNMPGMGGMMGK from the coding sequence ATGTTTAATAGTTTACAGGATAAATTAGACAAAGCGCTTCATAATCTTTCCGGACGTGGAAAAATTACAGAAATCAATGTCGCGGAAACCGTAAAAGAAATTCGTAGAGCATTGGTAGATGCCGATGTTAATTATAAAGTAGCAAAAGATCTTACTAAAAGAGTTCAGGATAAAGCTTTAGGAGAGAATGTTCTTACTTCTCTTACCCCGGGGCAGTTGATGACTAAAATTGTTCATGACGAATTAGTCGACTTGATGGGTGGATCTCAGGAAGGCATTAATCTTTCTGGGAAACCTTCAGTAATTCTTATTGCGGGTCTTCAGGGTTCTGGTAAAACTACGTTTTCCGGGAAACTAGCTAATTATTTAAATACTAAAAAGAATAAAAAACCTTTATTGGTAGCATGTGACGTTTATCGTCCGGCTGCGATCGATCAGCTTAAAGTTTTAGGGGGTCAGATCGGAGTTCCTGTTTTCACAGAAGAAGGTTCTACAAACCCTTCTACAATTGCTGAAAATGCGATCAATTTTGCAAAAGCAAACGGCCACGATGTTGTAATCGTGGATACAGCAGGACGTTTGGCTATTGATGAGCAGATGATGAATGAGATCAAGTCTGTTCATTATTTCATCAAGCCTCAGGAAACATTATTTGTTGTTGACTCCATGACCGGTCAGGATGCCGTAAATACAGCAAAAGCATTTAATGAGGCTCTGAATTTTGATGGTGTTGTCCTTACCAAATTAGATGGTGATACAAGAGGGGGTGCTGCTTTAACGATCCGTTCTGTGGTTGAAAAACCAATCAAATTTATTTCTACAGGAGAGAAAATGGAGGCTTTAGATCTTTTCTACCCGGAAAGGATGGCTGACAGAATCTTAGGAATGGGAGATGTTGTTTCCCTAGTTGAAAGAGCTCAGGAGCAATTTGATGAAGAAGAAGCTAAAAAACTTCATAAAAAAATTGCTAAAAATGAATTTGGTTTTGATGACTTCTTGAAGCAAATTAACCAGATCAAGAAGATGGGTAATATGAAAGATTTAATGGGGATGATTCCAGGAGTTGGAAAGGCAATTAAAGATGTTGAGATCAGCGACGATGCATTCAAACATATTGAGGCGATCATCTACTCTATGACTCCGGATGAAAGAAGAAGACCTTCTATTATTAATACACAGAGAAAACAAAGAATTGCCAGAGGTGCGGGAAGAAAGATTGAGGATGTAAACCAATTGATGAAGCAATTTGATCAAATGGGTAAAATGATGAAGATGATGCAAGGCCCTCAAGGAAAGCAGATGATGCAGATGATGAGCAAAATGCCAAACATGCCGGGAATGGGTGGTATGATGGGGAAATAG
- a CDS encoding porin family protein — MKKILLASALAFFASMNAQTKFGVKAGYALSKLNSNDNDIEFEEIEGGLKSKSGFYIGALVEHKFNNKFAVQGEVQYANLGGKAKVSLPGGVTVTENLNFNRIVIPVSARYYATPELGIYAGPYVSFKTNTTAKIKVSGAMANPQGINEGEEYLERAFNDNLKSTDFGLFFGADYNVYKGLFVDARYSFGLTNMIKNPVQDEKLKMNFFQIGLGYKFK; from the coding sequence ATGAAAAAAATCTTATTAGCATCAGCATTGGCTTTTTTTGCGAGTATGAATGCGCAGACTAAATTTGGAGTAAAAGCTGGTTATGCTTTATCAAAATTAAATTCTAATGACAATGATATTGAATTTGAGGAGATTGAAGGAGGCTTAAAATCAAAATCTGGATTTTATATTGGAGCTTTAGTTGAGCATAAATTTAATAATAAATTTGCTGTTCAGGGAGAAGTACAATATGCAAATTTAGGAGGAAAGGCAAAAGTGTCACTGCCTGGTGGGGTTACAGTAACTGAAAATTTAAATTTTAATAGAATTGTAATTCCTGTATCAGCAAGATATTATGCAACTCCGGAATTAGGAATTTATGCAGGTCCTTATGTGAGTTTTAAAACCAATACGACGGCAAAAATTAAAGTAAGTGGAGCAATGGCCAACCCTCAGGGAATCAACGAGGGTGAAGAATATCTTGAAAGAGCTTTCAATGATAATTTAAAATCTACAGATTTTGGACTTTTCTTCGGTGCTGATTACAATGTATACAAAGGATTATTTGTAGATGCACGTTATAGTTTCGGACTAACAAATATGATCAAAAATCCTGTACAGGATGAAAAATTGAAGATGAATTTCTTCCAGATCGGATTGGGATATAAATTCAAATAA
- a CDS encoding outer membrane protein encodes MKKLLLASAIALFGLSNAQIAKGTAYLSGSVGYSQEESDNGNYKKENFNVLPTVGYFVGTNLAVGVGVGYQTEKTTQTTTLALPGAVNVTESIVKKPAFVVAPFVRKYWTLSDKLYIFGQLAVPMQFGKTETENNSVTTSGSTTVTNSTSTEAKYTKIGVTVKPGLDYFLNKNWSIEATIGEFGYSNYKPKDGDATNNYNFGLNLSSVTFGVKYVFAK; translated from the coding sequence ATGAAAAAATTATTATTAGCGAGTGCTATTGCACTTTTCGGTTTATCTAATGCTCAGATTGCAAAAGGAACTGCATATTTATCAGGATCTGTTGGTTATTCTCAAGAAGAAAGCGACAATGGTAACTACAAAAAAGAAAACTTCAATGTATTACCTACAGTTGGATATTTTGTTGGAACAAACTTAGCAGTTGGAGTTGGAGTTGGATACCAGACTGAAAAAACTACTCAAACAACGACTTTAGCATTGCCAGGTGCTGTAAATGTAACTGAAAGCATTGTTAAAAAACCAGCTTTTGTTGTTGCTCCTTTCGTAAGAAAATATTGGACTTTATCTGATAAATTATATATTTTCGGACAATTAGCAGTACCAATGCAGTTTGGGAAAACTGAAACTGAAAACAATTCAGTAACTACTTCAGGTTCTACTACAGTTACAAACTCAACTTCTACTGAAGCTAAATACACTAAAATTGGTGTTACTGTGAAGCCAGGTTTAGATTATTTCTTAAACAAAAACTGGTCTATCGAAGCTACAATCGGAGAGTTTGGTTACAGCAATTATAAGCCAAAAGACGGTGATGCTACTAACAACTATAACTTCGGATTGAACTTATCTTCTGTAACTTTCGGAGTTAAATATGTTTTTGCTAAGTAA
- a CDS encoding PhoH family protein has protein sequence MFELTYDLEDIDVKIFYGVNNQYFNLLKSSFPTLKITGRDHYILAKGNQEALDIFRQKLDDIVKFISKNNSIELKDVENLLNIKDENEKHLIFDQDIIVKGVNGKVIKAKTTNLKKLVKETEKKDMVFAIGPAGTGKTYTSVALAARALRDKEVKRIILTRPAVEAGESLGFLPGDLKEKLDPYLQPLYDALRDMIPHEKLEGFMEKKVIEVAPLAFMRGRTLDDAFVILDEAQNTTHAQMKMFLTRMGMNAKFIITGDPTQIDLPRNQQSGLKEAMRILHGVNEIGFVHLTEEDVVRHPVVRKIILAYNEEDKRLRD, from the coding sequence ATGTTTGAATTAACATATGATTTGGAAGATATCGATGTGAAAATCTTCTATGGAGTTAATAACCAATATTTCAATTTATTAAAATCCAGCTTTCCAACCCTTAAAATTACTGGTAGAGATCATTATATCTTGGCAAAAGGAAATCAGGAAGCTTTAGATATATTTAGACAAAAACTTGATGATATTGTTAAATTTATTTCAAAAAATAATTCTATTGAACTTAAGGATGTTGAAAACCTTCTTAATATTAAGGACGAGAACGAAAAACATTTGATCTTTGATCAGGATATTATCGTAAAAGGAGTTAATGGTAAAGTAATAAAAGCTAAAACCACTAATCTTAAAAAACTTGTAAAAGAGACAGAGAAAAAAGATATGGTTTTTGCTATAGGACCTGCCGGGACTGGTAAAACATATACCAGTGTCGCTTTAGCAGCGAGGGCTTTAAGAGATAAAGAAGTTAAAAGAATTATTCTTACCAGACCCGCAGTAGAAGCAGGGGAGAGTTTAGGTTTTTTACCAGGAGATCTGAAAGAAAAGCTTGATCCCTATTTACAGCCATTATATGATGCTCTTAGAGATATGATTCCTCATGAGAAACTGGAAGGTTTTATGGAGAAAAAAGTAATTGAAGTGGCTCCATTAGCTTTTATGAGAGGTAGAACGCTGGACGACGCCTTCGTTATTTTGGATGAAGCACAAAATACAACACATGCTCAAATGAAGATGTTTCTTACCAGAATGGGAATGAATGCTAAATTCATTATTACGGGAGATCCAACTCAGATAGATTTACCAAGAAACCAACAATCTGGACTAAAAGAAGCCATGCGAATTCTTCATGGAGTCAATGAAATAGGTTTTGTACATCTTACTGAAGAAGATGTGGTAAGACATCCGGTTGTGAGAAAAATTATTCTTGCTTACAATGAAGAGGATAAAAGGTTAAGAGATTAA
- a CDS encoding SAM hydrolase/SAM-dependent halogenase family protein, with product MSIITLTSDFGNLDYRVSAVKGKILSLNPEVNIIDITHEIQAYNLIQTSYIVRNAYKHFPKGTIHIVSVDSFYHKSRRNILYKADGSYFLAADNGLLSLVFFDIKPEAIYEITLNNRFDDVINFTSTDIFVPAAVHLANGGLPEVIGRKIKNVKELLFPKPVYNEAEKMIIGEVMYIDNFGNIISNISKDFFEAAGKGHENFTIKFRNLSLSKVFSSHTEVVSDWERETEFHGQSAAIFNDSQLLELTIYKGSKKNGAKSLFGLNVGGNIYIEFL from the coding sequence ATGTCAATTATCACGCTTACTTCGGATTTCGGAAATTTAGATTACAGGGTTTCAGCTGTGAAAGGCAAGATTCTTTCTCTAAATCCTGAGGTTAACATTATTGATATTACCCACGAAATTCAGGCATACAATCTTATACAGACTTCATATATCGTAAGAAATGCTTATAAACATTTTCCTAAAGGAACCATTCATATCGTATCTGTAGACAGCTTTTATCACAAATCACGAAGAAATATTTTATACAAGGCAGATGGTTCTTACTTTTTAGCAGCCGACAATGGCCTATTAAGTCTTGTATTTTTTGATATTAAACCTGAGGCTATTTATGAGATTACTTTAAATAACAGGTTTGATGATGTTATTAATTTTACTTCTACAGATATTTTTGTGCCGGCAGCAGTACATTTGGCTAACGGGGGCCTTCCAGAAGTGATCGGTAGAAAAATAAAAAATGTAAAAGAACTTTTATTTCCAAAACCGGTCTATAACGAGGCTGAAAAAATGATTATTGGCGAGGTCATGTACATTGATAATTTCGGAAATATAATATCAAATATCAGCAAGGATTTTTTTGAAGCAGCAGGTAAAGGACATGAGAACTTTACGATCAAATTCAGGAATTTAAGTCTTTCAAAAGTATTTTCAAGTCACACTGAGGTTGTTTCAGATTGGGAAAGGGAGACTGAATTTCACGGACAGTCAGCAGCTATTTTTAATGACAGTCAACTGTTGGAGCTTACCATTTATAAAGGAAGCAAAAAAAATGGTGCAAAAAGTTTGTTTGGATTAAATGTTGGCGGTAATATTTACATAGAATTTCTGTAA